The Hevea brasiliensis isolate MT/VB/25A 57/8 chromosome 9, ASM3005281v1, whole genome shotgun sequence nucleotide sequence TTATTACAAGCCTTGATCTATCCTCCAACAATTTCTCCGGTGAAATCCCATCAAATATTGCCAATTGCTCTTGTCTAAATTTTCTTAAACTAGACCACAACCGTCTAACAGGTCATATTCCTGAACAAATTGGTTGGCTTACTCGGCTAAAGGTCTTTAGTGTCAGTAATAATCTATTATCAGGGCCAGTGCCAAGGTTTCAGAACGTTACAATTTCAGCTGACAGCTACGCAAATAACGTTGGACTCTGTGGAGGGCCACTGGAAAGATGCAGAGTACGTCATCCAAGGAAATTTGATTATTCATTCAACAGTGGGTTTGCGATTGGCTATGTGGTTTTTTCGGTTTCAGTTGTAACTGTGTATGCATCATATTGTGTACCTTGGGTGAAGGTGGGGAAAAGGAGTAAGATGATCACAGTTGCAGCTATGGTCATGTTGATGATCAGAAGGAGCAAGCACAAGAAAACAGAAGTTGACCAATTGGGTAGCATGTCAACTATGGAGTTCCTTCTAGAGACACAGGTTGTCTTTCTCCCTCACAACCTTGAGTCTTTAGTTATAGTCTATAATCATATTCTTCCTCTCTATAATTGTAAAATAGCatgataaataatataaatattagaaTTAAGGGTTAATGGCTAAAAATATTTCAGACTTGTTTGTTTTTGTAATTTTGTCTATATTTAAAAACTTATCAAAATTAactttgaataattttttttttatcaattttaataaaaatgattTGTTTACGCTCGATACCCTTCAATACTAATCAAGCAAACCCATCCACAGATTTCTCGCTCAGAAAAGTATATTACAAGGATGAACTTCAGGGATCTCAGCAAAGCTACAGAAAATTTTAGCCAACAAAATATCATTGGGGTGGGACAAATGGGGACCATGTACAAGGCAACCCTTCCTAACGGTTGGTCTATTGCAGTGAAGAGATTATCAAATCTCATTGACTTAGAAGAACACTTTGACTTGGAAGAACAGTTCATGTCTGAATTGAAGACATTAGGTAAATTGAGGCATGAAAACTTACTTACACTTTTTGGATTCTGCGTAGAGTCAAAGGAGAGGCTTCTGGTGTATAAATATATATCAAATGGAAACCTTTTCGATTGGTTACATTCAACGGAGGACAAGAAGAAGATTCTTGAGTGGCCGTTGAGGGTGAAAATTGCAGTTGGTTTAGCTAGAGGAATGGCATGGCTTCACCATGGCAACAATTTTCGTGTGGCTCATCTTAACATAAGCTCAAAATGCATTTTACTTGATCAGAATTTTGAACCCAAGTTATCAAACTTTGGAAAGGCGATGCTCATCAATCCAAATGAGATCAATTCGAGCTCGAGTTTCTCTATAGATATTGAATTTTGGGAGCAGTGTTATCTCAAGGAagatgttttctactttggaattgTGCTGCTTGAACTAATCACTGGGAAGAAGGCTACTTCTTTAACCAATTCAGATGATGGAAGTTTGGATAAATGGATAAGTGATTTTTCTTCTAGCTTCTTTTGTCTATATGATGCCATTGATAATCCTATAATAGGGCAAGGACATGATGCTGAGATTTTTGAGTTCCTTGGAGTTGCATACAAGTGTGTACAGGGCCTTCCGGAGCAGAGGCCCAGCATGCTTGATGTGTACAAAACAGTAAGCATTATTGGAGAGAGATATTACCTTGCAGACAATTCAGAGATATCTGAGCAAACAGAAAGTATCTAATTTTACAGATAAATGTGCTGATGCTGATAGAAAAGAGATGAACTGAAGCAGTTTTGTCTATTTGTATTCACATAGGAAAACACAAAGCAAATTTTCTTACAGGACATGTTATTCTGTTCTCTAAATGCATATCAGTGCCTGGCAGTTCTGTGTAATAGCACTTATGAAGCAGTTTTGtctatttatttgttttgttttatttcaatttttattattcTTAATTTAGCAGGAAACTTTTGTTTTTGATCGAATTATATGCCTAATCCTTGCTGATAATACTTAACAATTCAGAAGATATTATATTTCAAAGCTGATGAGTAATGTGATTCTCCATAGTGACAAATGTTTAGTGGACCACAAAACCTTCTCTCTTCATCTTGTGGAAGATGAGTATAAGTTCATGAGATGGCCATTGAGAGCTAAAATTGTTATCAGAATTGCAAGAGTTTTAGCTTTTCCCCAAAAGAACTGCAAATTCGAAACAGGGGCCATGCATAAAAGCTCAAGGTTCGGCTGGAAATATGTGTGAATGGTCTTAGGGGTGGCAGATCTTCTATGGCTTGAAGTGCACGCTGGAAATATGGGATAGACTTGCTTTTTGACTCTGTCCTTTGTCAATTTCCACGCAAGTAAGTTAAAGATTTTTCTTGCCTAAAGGTGACATACAAGACGGATAGTGAGACACCTGTTAAATATATAAACAacctttcattaaatttgtttttTCACCCTACATGAATAATGAGAAAATACAATCCAATTTGAACTGTCCATCTATATCACGATCTGAATACATTTATCATAATCAGCAATAAGACtggtaaaaataattaaaaagttaaaaagaaaaataaaacaatttaaagCTTTTATCGTCATAAATAATTTTACCCATATAAAAAATACAATCTCCAAttatgtttatataatatatttcaataattccctttgaagaaaataaaataacataCTTTTAAATAATAGTATCCTATACTTTAACTAATATCACTCACCTAGATGAACTCAAATCAAATTAAGCATTTGATTGATCtattgaattaataaaaataaaatccaaGTATAAATAAAACATAATAGTACTGTTGCATTAATACTAGCATAAATTTAGAAAGAatcatttaaattaatttgaaacTTTAAGATAACTATTGTCACCAACCAAAATTTTGCGTCGTggtcggcgcataatttaagtattcttaaatcatgcaagccttgtcagagtatcttgaataaatatattg carries:
- the LOC110667231 gene encoding probably inactive leucine-rich repeat receptor-like protein kinase At5g48380, which translates into the protein MQFLSILVWSLLGTFTATVGTETDIDCLKYIKASLEDPFGYLKSSWDFTNKTEGYICRFSKVDCWNNLENRVLNLRLSGLGLRGRFPLGIQNCTSLTGLDLSNNELQGSIPFNISIILPFITSLDLSSNNFSGEIPSNIANCSCLNFLKLDHNRLTGHIPEQIGWLTRLKVFSVSNNLLSGPVPRFQNVTISADSYANNVGLCGGPLERCRVRHPRKFDYSFNSGFAIGYVVFSVSVVTVYASYCVPWVKVGKRSKMITVAAMVMLMIRRSKHKKTEVDQLGSMSTMEFLLETQISRSEKYITRMNFRDLSKATENFSQQNIIGVGQMGTMYKATLPNGWSIAVKRLSNLIDLEEHFDLEEQFMSELKTLGKLRHENLLTLFGFCVESKERLLVYKYISNGNLFDWLHSTEDKKKILEWPLRVKIAVGLARGMAWLHHGNNFRVAHLNISSKCILLDQNFEPKLSNFGKAMLINPNEINSSSSFSIDIEFWEQCYLKEDVFYFGIVLLELITGKKATSLTNSDDGSLDKWISDFSSSFFCLYDAIDNPIIGQGHDAEIFEFLGVAYKCVQGLPEQRPSMLDVYKTVSIIGERYYLADNSEISEQTESI